The Caloenas nicobarica isolate bCalNic1 chromosome Z, bCalNic1.hap1, whole genome shotgun sequence genome has a segment encoding these proteins:
- the ZNF281 gene encoding zinc finger protein 281: protein MKLGSGFLGGGGSSKRAAAMEPTFPPGMVMFNHRLPPVTSFTRAAAPPPAAQHPPQCVLPPASAAASSTAAAEPPAPPPPQDMTFKKEPAGAFPSAPSSARSPWGFLQSLVSIKQEKPSEQEEEEQPQHHHHYGGLFGGAGEERPPGLGSSSGEGTGQSVIQDLSLLHHLHQHPHRDLLLSGRGEGAPGSSGEPKHDTQVKKAKRPKPETQGIKAKRKPSASSKPPLVGDAEGAIASPSQKPHVCEHCSAAFRSSYHLRRHVLIHTGERPFQCSQCSMGFIQKYLLQRHEKIHSREKPFGCDQCSMKFIQKYHMERHKRTHSGEKPYKCDTCQQYFSRTDRLLKHRRTCGEAIGKPGAGMEPGSSNNMGSLAALSQGNTSSSRRKSKTKSVSTENKGNKCSSKVTESQVASNVAMPNYAVDIPIVSSSGGLVGTGVEEIQKKVPKLVLKKGSRKQADKNYLNFVSPLPDILGQKPLSGKQSSSLGLVANTGVETIGLLQSTGGKPGQISSNYDDAMQFSKKRRYLQTASSNSAFSINVGHMTSQQSVIQSAGVMDNEAPLSLIDSASLNSEIKSCHDKSGIPDEVLQSLLDQYSHKSEGQKEDPFSITEQRVDLHTSGEHSDMVQEENLSPNSQTVSNDKASMLQEYSKYLQQAFERTTNSTGFAFGPSFQFVSLSSTLHNHTLFQDKQIYTTSPLECGFSQSVTSVLPTALPKPPFGMLLGSQPGFYLSALEATHQQLTPSQELDDLIDPQKNLETSSNYQSTSQKLTGQKEQKNLESSTSFQIPSQELTSQIDPQKDIEPRATYQIENFAQAFGSQFKSGSRVPMTFIANSNGEVDHRVRTSVSDFSGYTNMMSDVSEPCSTRVKTPTSQSYR from the coding sequence ATGAAACTCGGCAGCGGCTTcctcggcggcggcggcagcagcaagAGGGCGGCGGCCATGGAGCCCACCTTCCCCCCCGGCATGGTTATGTTCAACCACCGCCTGCCCCCGGTCACCAGCTTCACCCGGGCGGCCGCGCCCCCCCCGGCGGCCCAGCACCCCCCGCAGTGCGTGTTGCCTCCGGCCTCCGCCGCCGCTTCCTCCAcggcggcggccgagccccCGGCGCCTCCTCCCCCTCAGGACATGACTTTTAAGAAGGAGCCAGCGGGTGCTTTTCCCTCCGCGCCCTCCTCTGCGAGGAGCCCCTGGGGCTTTCTGCAGTCCCTAGTGAGCATCAAGCAAGAGAAGCCCAGcgagcaggaggaagaggagcagccGCAGCACCATCATCACTATGGGGGGCTCTTTGGGGGAGCGGGGGAGGAGAGGCCCCCcggcctggggagcagcagcggggaAGGAACCGGACAGAGTGTGATTCAGGACCTCAGCCTTCTTCACCACCtccaccagcatccccaccGAGACCTGTTACTGAGTGGCAGAGGCGAGGGTGCGCCTGGGAGCTCGGGTGAGCCAAAGCACGATACCCAGGTCAAGAAGGCAAAGAGGCCAAAGCCAGAAACTCAGGGAATCAAAGCCAAGCGGAAGCCAAGCGCTTCATCCAAACCCCCCCTGGTGGGAGATGCAGAAGGTGCCATTGCGTCCCCCAGTCAGAAACCTCATGTTTGCGAACACTGCAGCGCTGCCTTCAGGAGCTCCTACCACTTGCGCAGACATGTGCTCATTCACACTGGGGAGAGGCCTTTCCAGTGCAGCCAGTGCAGCATGGGTTTCATCCAGAAGTACTTGCTGCAGAGACATGAGAAGATCCACAGTAGGGAGAAGCCTTTTGGGTGTGACCAGTGTAGTATGAAGTTCATCCAGAAGTACCACATGGAAAGACACAAGAGGACGCATAGTGGAGAAAAGCCATACAAATGTGACACTTGTCAGCAGTATTTTTCAAGGACTGATAGACTGTTGAAGCACAGAAGAACATGTGGTGAAGCCATAGGTAAACCAGGTGCTGGAATGGAGCCCGGGTCATCAAATAACATGGGTAGCTTGGCTGCGTTGTCTCAGGGAAATACAAGTTCCTcaaggagaaaaagtaaaacaaaaagtgtatccactgaaaacaaaggaaataagtGTAGCAGCAAAGTAACTGAATCTCAAGTTGCAAGTAATGTGGCCATGCCAAATTATGCAGTTGATATTCCTATTGTGTCTTCCAGTGGTGGTCTAGTTGGCACGGGTGtagaagaaattcagaaaaaggtGCCAAAATTGGTCCtgaaaaaaggaagcagaaaacaggCAGACAAAAATTACCTTAATTTTGTATCGCCACTGCCTGATATTTTGGGGCAAAAACCACTATCTGGGAAACAGAGCAGCTCTCTAGGCTTAGTAGCCAATACTGGTGTAGAAACTATTGGCCTTCTCCAAAGTACAGGTGGTAAACCAGGTCAAATAAGTAGCAATTATGATGATGCCAtgcagttttcaaagaaaagaagatacCTACAAACTGCGAGCAGTAACAGTGCCTTTTCAATTAATGTCGGACACATGACTTCCCAGCAGTCCGTCATCCAGTCTGCAGGTGTTATGGATAACGAAGCTCCCTTATCTCTTATTGACTCAGCATCTTTAAATAGTGAAATAAAGTCTTGCCATGACAAGTCTGGTATTCCTGATGAAGTCTTACAGAGCCTTTTGGACCAGTACTCTCACAAATCAGAAGGCCAGAAAGAAGATCCTTTCAGTATAACTGAACAGCGTGTGGACTTGCACACCTCAGGAGAACATTCAGACATGGTTCAGGAAGAAAACTTGAGCCCTAACTCTCAAACAGTTTCAAATGATAAGGCAAGCATGTTGCAAGAATACTCCAAATACCTCCAACAAGCCTTTGAAAGAACCACCAATAgcactggttttgcttttggacCCAGTTTCCAGTTTGTTAGCTTGTCTTCGACTCTTCATAACCACACTCTGTTTCAAGACAAACAGATTTACACTACATCTCCACTTGAGTGTGGCTTCAGCCAATCCGTTACCTCAGTATTGCCAACTGCGTTGCCAAAACCTCCGTTTGGGATGTTGCTTGGATCTCAACCAGGCTTTTATTTGTCTGCTTTGGAGGCTACGCATCAACAGTTGACTCCTTCTCAAGAGCTGGATGATCTCATTGATCCGCAGAAAAACTTAGAGACTTCATCTAACTACCAGTCGACATCTCAGAAACTGACTGGccagaaggaacagaaaaactTGGAATCCTCAACGAGCTTTCAGATCCCATCTCAGGAGTTAACTAGCCAGATAGATCCTCAGAAGGACATAGAGCCTAGAGCAACCTACCAGATCGAGAACTTTGCACAAGCGTTTGGTTCTCAGTTTAAGTCGGGCAGCAGGGTGCCAATGACTTTTATCGCTAACTCTAATGGAGAAGTGGACCATAGAGTAAGGACTTCAGTGTCAGATTTCTCAGGGTATACAAATATGATGTCTGATGTAAGTGAGCCATGTAGTACACGAGTAAAAACCCCAACCAGCCAGAGTTACAGGTAA